From the genome of Lineus longissimus chromosome 8, tnLinLong1.2, whole genome shotgun sequence, one region includes:
- the LOC135492565 gene encoding uncharacterized protein LOC135492565: MAAPNLNREFVISFFQFDELLQPPDGQFLGKTSFMIAAALTLCMRRSKVPKIQGFCEDVVPMFSLRDFSMHFRFSKGIFVSVLNEIQEDLVSNHFGGRDPVSPEKQLLVFMWYIVNQESMRQIALQFDLSISTVCLKFKKVARAIIRRFIQVINWPTVQEQAQISAAFEATNQLQGVIGLLDGTHIELTGCIGRDQDYINRSRYPSMQLQLVVDHKLMIRNATTGWPGCAHDARVLRNSALFERAEAGQAVADGNIILADSAYPLKRWLITPFQNNGNLTREQRNFNRRISGCRQSVERAIGHLKGRMRRLKEVMGHDADEVEELIMAACILHNLCIIEDDDIDHYIDMDLPPHPNRLPNMIRNARDGVVRRQQVMHEINQLRDAV, from the exons CCAATTTGACGAGTTACTCCAGCCCCCAGACGGTCAATTCCTTGGCAAAACATCGTTCATGATCGCTGCTGCTCTGACATTATGCATGCGAAGGTCTAAAGTCCCAAAGATCCAAGGATTCTGCGAAGATGTTGTGCCCATGTTCAGCCTGCGTGACTTTTCAATGCATTTTCGATTCAGCAAGGGCATATTTGTCTCTGTTCTGAATGAAATTCAGGAAGACTTGGTTAGCAACCACTTTGGAGGCAGGGATCCCGTCAGCCCCGAGAAGCAGTTACTTGTATTCATGTGGTACATAGTCAACCAAGAATCTATGAGGCAAATAGCTCTCCAGTTTGACTTGTCTATATCGACCGTGTGCTTGAAATTCAAGAAAGTAGCCCGAGCCATCATCCGCAGATTTATTCAG gtgatCAATTGGCCGACCGTACAAGAACAGGCCCAGATATCAGCAGCGTTTGAGGCAACCAACCAGCTACAGGGTGTCATTGGGTTACTCGATGGGACGCACATTGAGCTGACTGGCTGTATTGGAAGGGATCAGGACTACATCAACAGATCCAGATATCCATCAATGCAGTTACAG CTTGTGGTAGACCACAAATTAATGATTAGAAATGCAACTACAGGTTGGCCTGGATGTGCCCATGACGCCAGGGTGCTTCGCAATAGTGCTCTGTTCGAACGTGCTGAGGCTGGTCAGGCAGTGGCAGATGGCAACATAATCTTGGCAGATTCTGCCTATCCGCTGAAGCGTTGGCTGATTACACCATTCCAGAACAATGGAAATTTGACAAGAGAGCAGCGAAATTTCAACCGCAGGATATCAGGGTGCCGACAAAGTGTTGAAAGGGCCATTGGTCATCTGAAGGGACGGATGAGGAGGTTGAAAGAGGTCATGGGGCATGATGCTGATGAGGTCGAGGAACTCATCATGGCAGCATGCATTCTGCACAATCTTTGCATCATTGaggatgatgacattgatcatTATATTGATATGGACCTGCCACCTCATCCAAATCGTTTACCAAATATGATCCGAAATGCTCGTGATGGAGTGGTGCGTCGACAACAAGTGATGCACGAAATCAATCAGCTGAGAGATGCGGTCTAA